In Dromaius novaehollandiae isolate bDroNov1 chromosome 16, bDroNov1.hap1, whole genome shotgun sequence, one genomic interval encodes:
- the LOC135330168 gene encoding uncharacterized protein LOC135330168: MPGSALPGEGPLLGEKPSSASSPEPSTVTPARKPESGEHALSKEKHPPGERPAASVTPATGEKPVSGVKPTAVEKPEAGGKPEAGGEPASKEKPEAGGKPEAGGKPASKEKPEAGGKPEAGGKPASKEKPEAGGKPEAGGKPASKEKPEAGGKPEAGGKPASKEKPEAGGKPEAGGKPASKEKPEAGGKPEAGEKPASEGKPEAGEKPQSGEKTESDQGDSGKDDDADDDDADDDDDDDDDDDDEKNEHNTYDYDDNGSYLYGYDDGGGEDDGGDDNADGGDGGDEDGDGGNGGDDSGSDGDDVW; the protein is encoded by the coding sequence ATGCCGGGAAGTGCTTTGCCGGGGGAAGGCCCTTTGCTGGGGGAAAAACCCAGCTCCGCTTCAAGCCCCGAGCCCAGCACGGTCACCCCAGCCAGGAAGCCGGAGTCGGGTGAACACGCGCTGTCCAAAGAGAAGCACCCGCCTGGGGAAAGGCCAGCGGCTTCCGTGACACCTGCAACAGGGGAGAAACCAGTGTCTGGGGTGAAGCCCACAGCGGTTGAGAAGCCGGAGGCTGGGGGGAAGCCGGAGGCTGGGGGGGAGCCAGCATCCAAGGAGAAGCCGGAGGCTGGGGGGAAGCCGGAGGCTGGGGGGAAGCCGGCATCCAAGGAGAAGCCGGAGGCTGGGGGGAAGCCGGAGGCTGGGGGGAAGCCAGCATCCAAGGAGAAGCCGGAGGCTGGGGGGAAGCCGGAGGCTGGGGGGAAGCCAGCATCCAAGGAGAAGCCGGAGGCTGGGGGGAAGCCGGAGGCTGGGGGGAAGCCAGCATCCAAGGAGAAGCCGGAGGCTGGGGGGAAGCCGGAGGCTGGGGGGAAGCCAGCATCCAAGGAGAAGCCGGAGGCTGGGGGGAAGCCGGAGGCTGGGGAGAAGCCAGCATCCGAGGGGAAGCCGGAGGCTGGGGAGAAGCCCCAGTCGGGAGAGAAGACAGAGTCTGACCAGGGTGACAGTGGAAAGGACGACGATGCTGATGACGACGATGCtgatgatgacgatgatgatGACGACGACGACGATGATGAGAAAAACGAACACAACACCTATGACTATGATGATAACGGCAGCTACCTCTACGGGTATGATGATGGTGGCGGTGAAGATGATGGTGGTGACGACAACGCtgatggtggtgatggtggtgatgAGGACGGTGATGGTGGCAATGGTGGTGACGACAGTGGCAGTGATGGTGACGATGTCTGGTGA